The following are encoded together in the Drosophila biarmipes strain raj3 chromosome 3L, RU_DBia_V1.1, whole genome shotgun sequence genome:
- the LOC108030825 gene encoding tetraspanin-18, producing the protein MVFDCGVWCAKYLLCIFNFIFFVLGTIIFGIGLWLAVDKHSLIALLKLVESERIEQFTQPQAIEQLAYVLLVIGAVMFFMSFLGYLGAMRESRCLLSTYGTFLILLLVAEIVAGGLGAFFKDKVRAESKNFLQTTITSYSLGENVDATSLMWNQLMGNFGCCGINDYRDFEASPAWVSGKGNRTIPDACCILKDVANQVPRDEDCTTNPSDSNSFYKKGCYEVFTEWLIRQRELIIVAIAVGIVHLVLIILAFALCKAFAKYNDMRL; encoded by the exons GTGCTAGGCACAATTATATTCGGCATCGGACTATGGCTGGCCGTGGACAAGCACTCGCTGATTGCTCTCCTCAAGCTGGTCGAGAGCGAGCGCATTGAG CAATTTACACAGCCGCAGGCCATAGAGCAGCTGGCCTATGTGCTCCTCGTCATCGGAGCCGTCATGTTCTTCATGAGCTTCTTGGGCTATCTGGGAGCCATGCGCGAGTCCCGCTGTCTGCTCTCGACG TACGGAACATTCCTGATCCTGTTGCTGGTGGCCGAGATCGTCGCCGGCGGCCTGGGCGCCTTCTTCAAGGACAAGGTGCGGGCCGAGAGCAAAAACTTCTTGCAGACGACCATCACCAGCTACTCGCTGGGCGAGAATGTGGACGCCACCTCGCTGATGTGGAACCAGCTGATGGGCAACTTTGGCTGCTGTGGCATCAACGACTACCGCGACTTCGAGGCCTCGCCGGCGTGGGTCAGCGGCAAGGGCAACCGAACCATCCCCGATGCCTGCTGCATCCTCAAGGATGTGGCCAACCAGGTGCCACGCGACGAGGACTGCACAACCAATCCCAGCGACAGCAACAGTTTCTACAAGAAG GGCTGCTACGAGGTCTTCACCGAGTGGCTGATTCGGCAGCGCGAACTGATCATCGTGGCCATCGCGGTGGGCATTGTGCACCTGGTCCTCATCATTCTGGCCTTCGCCCTGTGCAAGGCCTTTGCCAAATACAACGACATGCGTCTGTAA